The DNA window CCAGCACCCTGATTATTTCATCAAAGTTCCTTCCTGTAGAGGCAGGGTAGGTAATAATCAGCCTTACTTTTTTCTGCGGATCGATGATCAGCAGCGAACGAACAGTAGCGGTTGCTGATGCATTAGGATGGATGAAATCATACAGTTCCGAAATTTTCCGGTCTTTATCGGCAATAATCGGGAACTGAACATCGGTTTCCTGGGTTTCATTAATATCTTTAATCCAATTCTGATGATCCTCTACTCCATCTACGCTCAGAGCAATAACTTTGGTATCACGTTTGTCAAATTCCGACTTCAGCTTTGAGGTGTATCCAAGTTCAGTAGTGCAAACCGGCGTATAATCTGCCGGATGGGAAAACAGGATTCCCCAGGAATCTCCCAGAAATTCATGAAAACGGATGGGTCCGGCTGATGTTTCAGCCTGGAAGTCAGGTACGGTATCTCCTAGTTTTATTGACATAATATTTTGTTTATTGTTAGTCTACAAATTTAATAGACTTTTTGAGACTGGCAAAATTTTTGTTGAAAATCTAGCTTATTCTTATATTTACCGTATGGATAAAAGTGGATTAGGTTATATTGATGTCGTTTACAATGTTTTAGAAAACTGGTACCTGAAATTTGCCGCAGTAACTCCGAAGCTGGTGGTAGGGATCCTGGTGTTCTTATTTTTTATGATTGCCAGTAAATACCTCAGCAAGGTTGCGGTAAAACTGTTTCATAAATTTTTTCCGAAAAGCAAGAGGGAAAGTTCACTGGTGACGCTGATCGGTATCTTCAGGTTCCTGATTGTTGTTATGGGTACTTTTATTGCCCTGGAGATCATGGGATTCAGCGGGTTTTTATGGAAATTCATCGGAAGTCTCGGAGTTGCCGGGGTGATTGCCGGGGTTGCACTGAAAGATCTTGTTTCAAGTATTTTTTCCGGGATGCTTATCGGGATTGACAAAGCGTTTAAGGTAGGCGATTATGTTATTATCGGAGGTAATTC is part of the Chryseobacterium camelliae genome and encodes:
- a CDS encoding peroxiredoxin; translated protein: MMSIKLGDTVPDFQAETSAGPIRFHEFLGDSWGILFSHPADYTPVCTTELGYTSKLKSEFDKRDTKVIALSVDGVEDHQNWIKDINETQETDVQFPIIADKDRKISELYDFIHPNASATATVRSLLIIDPQKKVRLIITYPASTGRNFDEIIRVLDSLQLVDSHKIATPVNWKDGDDVIIPPAVSTEDAKALFPKGVKEIKPYLRYTPQPNR